One genomic window of Microbacterium testaceum StLB037 includes the following:
- a CDS encoding LacI family DNA-binding transcriptional regulator, producing the protein MTPPPPGRRRSTVHDVAKVAGVSRGTVSRVLNGGYVSEQAREAIQTAIREVGYVPNTAARNLVRQRTQAVGFIVHEPHSLFLEDPNIGGIMLGANTALSNADYQMVCVVVDTERDTDRVARYLSGGFVDGAVIVSARHHDPITDVVERLGLPVAYVGHPPGINRPWVGIDNHGAARALTQRLRETGRRRIGMIAAALDRDSGSDRLAGFRDALGDDFDENLVESVPLYAYADGEAGMRRLLERAPNIDAVFGASDAVAAGALQALRAAGRRVPDDVGVVGFDDSAWASRTDPQLSTVDQPAEGLGAAAAEAVLLQLSGGIAEADGILLDAPIVWRASA; encoded by the coding sequence ATGACGCCTCCTCCGCCTGGGCGCCGGCGCAGCACGGTGCACGATGTGGCCAAGGTCGCGGGGGTGTCGCGCGGAACCGTGAGCCGTGTGCTCAACGGCGGCTACGTCTCCGAACAGGCCCGCGAGGCGATCCAGACCGCGATCCGCGAGGTGGGTTACGTGCCCAACACGGCGGCGCGCAACCTCGTCCGCCAGCGCACCCAGGCGGTCGGCTTCATCGTGCACGAACCGCACTCGCTGTTCCTCGAGGATCCCAACATCGGCGGGATCATGCTCGGGGCGAACACCGCGCTGTCCAACGCCGACTACCAGATGGTGTGCGTGGTCGTCGACACCGAGCGCGACACCGACCGGGTGGCCCGCTACCTCAGCGGCGGCTTCGTCGACGGCGCCGTGATCGTCTCGGCCCGCCATCACGATCCGATCACCGACGTGGTCGAGCGCCTCGGACTCCCCGTCGCCTACGTCGGTCACCCGCCCGGCATCAATCGCCCCTGGGTCGGCATCGACAATCACGGCGCGGCGCGCGCCCTCACGCAGCGCCTGCGCGAGACTGGTCGCCGCCGTATCGGCATGATCGCCGCCGCCCTCGACCGCGACTCGGGCAGCGACCGCCTCGCCGGCTTCCGCGACGCCCTCGGTGACGATTTCGACGAGAACCTGGTGGAGTCGGTTCCGCTCTACGCCTACGCCGACGGCGAGGCCGGGATGCGTCGCCTTCTCGAGCGAGCGCCCAACATCGACGCCGTCTTCGGAGCATCGGATGCCGTCGCAGCCGGCGCTCTGCAGGCTCTGCGCGCGGCCGGACGGCGTGTGCCCGACGACGTCGGCGTCGTCGGCTTCGACGACAGCGCATGGGCCTCGCGGACCGATCCGCAGCTGAGCACGGTGGACCAGCCGGCCGAGGGGCTGGGGGCGGCTGCCGCAGAAGCCGTGCTGCTGCAGCTCTCGGGCGGGATCGCCGAGGCCGACGGCATCCTGCTGGACGCGCCCATCGTCTGGCGCGCGTCCGCCTGA
- a CDS encoding beta-galactosidase, giving the protein MLAVDRLAPETRQGSPLEPLTRDGLVFGCDYNPEQWDRAVWDEDMRLMRQAGVSLVAVNIFGWSWINPAPGVWSFDELDEVMDLAHAHGIRVNLGTATASPAPWVTTRHPEILPVAEDGTRRFPGGRQAYCPSSPVFRAYAAEVSRRVVERYADHPALAMWHVSNELGCHNSLCYCDASAAAFRGWLEARYGSIAALNTAWGTSFWSQRYGAWDEILPPMTALSLRNPAQLLDFQRFSSDQQLELYRAEAEAIRRHSTAPVTTNFMVTAHIRTLDYWSWAGEMDVIANDHYLDRRLADPTAELSFAADLTRGLAGGTPWLLMETSTGAVNWQPHNLAKGEGELLRNVVSHVARGADGICFFQWRASAQGAEKFHSALLPHAGTDTAQWRTVLEVGETLRRLQPVAGSQVHSDAALLFDWESWWSLENEGRPSEDVRYLDQVHAAHAALTGSGVSVDVVSAHDELTGYRLVVVPALHLVRDEDAARIARFVEDGGTAVITFASGIVDEDDRVRLGGYPGAFRDLLGIVSEEFAPLGPGQTVTLDDGGTASVWAERLRVTDAEVDARFLDGPAAGLPARTRRAVGEGSAWYLATLPSAADYRALLSRAAQDAGIPTTPVPLGVDVIRRVSADRAFLFVINHTTDTVEIAARGRDAISGEAIAGPVRVAGGAVRIIEEAS; this is encoded by the coding sequence ATGCTCGCCGTCGACCGCCTGGCCCCCGAGACCCGTCAGGGCTCCCCTCTGGAGCCGCTGACCCGCGACGGCCTCGTCTTCGGGTGCGACTACAACCCCGAGCAGTGGGACCGCGCCGTCTGGGACGAGGACATGCGCCTCATGCGGCAGGCCGGCGTCTCGCTCGTCGCGGTCAACATCTTCGGCTGGTCGTGGATCAACCCGGCGCCGGGCGTGTGGTCCTTCGACGAGCTCGACGAGGTCATGGACCTCGCCCACGCGCACGGCATCCGCGTGAACCTCGGCACGGCCACGGCCTCCCCCGCTCCCTGGGTGACCACGCGGCATCCGGAGATCCTGCCCGTCGCCGAAGACGGCACGCGCCGCTTCCCGGGCGGTCGCCAGGCGTACTGCCCGAGCTCGCCCGTGTTCCGCGCCTACGCGGCCGAGGTCAGCCGCCGGGTCGTCGAACGCTACGCCGACCACCCCGCCCTTGCCATGTGGCACGTCTCGAACGAGCTCGGATGCCACAACTCCCTCTGCTACTGCGACGCCAGCGCCGCGGCCTTCCGGGGATGGCTCGAAGCACGCTACGGGTCGATCGCCGCGCTCAACACCGCGTGGGGCACGTCGTTCTGGAGCCAGCGGTACGGCGCCTGGGACGAGATCCTCCCCCCGATGACCGCGCTGTCGCTGCGGAACCCCGCGCAGCTGCTCGACTTCCAGCGCTTCTCCTCCGACCAGCAGCTCGAGCTGTACCGCGCGGAGGCCGAGGCCATCCGCCGGCACAGCACCGCCCCCGTCACGACGAACTTCATGGTGACCGCCCACATCCGCACCCTCGACTACTGGTCGTGGGCGGGCGAGATGGACGTCATCGCGAACGACCACTACCTCGACCGTCGGCTCGCCGACCCCACCGCGGAGCTGTCGTTCGCCGCGGATCTGACCCGCGGCCTCGCGGGCGGTACCCCGTGGCTGCTCATGGAGACCTCGACCGGTGCGGTGAACTGGCAGCCGCACAACCTCGCCAAGGGCGAGGGCGAGCTGCTCCGCAACGTCGTCTCGCACGTCGCCCGCGGTGCCGACGGCATCTGCTTCTTCCAGTGGCGGGCCTCGGCACAGGGGGCCGAGAAGTTCCACTCCGCCCTGCTGCCCCACGCCGGCACCGACACCGCGCAGTGGCGCACCGTGCTCGAGGTGGGCGAGACCCTCCGGCGGCTCCAGCCGGTCGCCGGCTCTCAGGTGCACTCCGACGCCGCGCTGCTGTTCGACTGGGAGAGCTGGTGGTCGCTCGAAAACGAGGGACGCCCCAGTGAGGACGTGCGCTACCTCGACCAGGTGCACGCCGCGCACGCGGCGCTGACCGGCTCGGGCGTGAGCGTCGACGTCGTCTCCGCGCACGATGAGCTGACCGGGTACCGCCTGGTGGTGGTCCCCGCGCTGCACCTCGTGCGCGACGAGGACGCCGCCCGCATCGCCCGCTTCGTCGAGGACGGCGGCACGGCCGTCATCACCTTCGCGAGCGGCATCGTGGACGAGGACGACCGGGTGCGTCTCGGCGGGTACCCCGGCGCTTTCCGCGACCTGCTCGGGATCGTCTCGGAGGAGTTCGCCCCCCTCGGTCCCGGTCAGACGGTCACTCTCGACGACGGCGGCACCGCCTCGGTGTGGGCCGAACGCCTGCGCGTCACCGACGCCGAGGTCGACGCCCGCTTCCTCGACGGACCGGCGGCGGGCCTTCCCGCCCGCACCCGCCGCGCGGTCGGCGAGGGCAGCGCGTGGTACCTCGCGACCCTGCCCTCCGCCGCCGACTACCGCGCCCTGCTCTCCCGCGCGGCACAGGATGCCGGCATCCCGACCACTCCCGTTCCGCTCGGCGTCGACGTCATCCGGCGCGTCAGCGCGGACCGGGCGTTCCTGTTCGTCATCAACCACACCACCGACACCGTCGAGATCGCCGCGCGCGGCCGCGATGCGATCAGCGGCGAGGCCATCGCCGGCCCCGTCCGCGTGGCCGGCGGTGCCGTCCGCATCATCGAGGAGGCCTCGTGA
- a CDS encoding sensor histidine kinase, translating into MPLFEMEASPRGRMRVFLRAQFPFLLAVVFMVGIAGLTEPATLTAPVVIAGFLLTIVASVLSLVVPWERLPRGWMMLIAGLDFVAVALIRAELLPLFPSVSVLAMFPVLWLAYGFPWYGIIAAVFGAGFITSFRFAYVGSWPSSPTEWANVVIMPTFIVGVAVIVFVAARQLRRRSRQVMRAARAQADALEDARDTEAVALGIVDTVSAGVVFYDAEGHLEVANERAHHFAELGGFRLDEPPMAGRTVFSADRSTVVPANEQVIPRALAGEAVSDRFEWWGPEEAAVAVLASSGRVHRPDGAVRGTVVVIYDTTVLAEAIELREQFLRTVSHELRTPLTSITGFLDLIEEEVDPENTRLRRHIDVVTRRTADLSRRVRDLFAASESEKTLRREDVDLGDVVGAAVAEAGALAEARGHTIDTAATGPTPARLDRAQVVVAVAELLTNAVKFGIPSAPITVSYGVRDGRAVLAVTNSGPGLARTEQRRAFERFYRGSLARTGEIQGFGLGLTNVRAIAVAHGGTVRIDSVPDERTTVTLDLPAG; encoded by the coding sequence ATGCCGTTGTTCGAGATGGAGGCGAGCCCCCGCGGGCGCATGCGCGTCTTCCTCCGTGCGCAGTTCCCGTTCCTCCTCGCCGTCGTCTTCATGGTCGGCATCGCGGGCCTCACGGAACCGGCGACGCTGACGGCGCCTGTCGTCATCGCGGGCTTCCTCCTGACCATCGTCGCGAGCGTGCTCTCGCTCGTGGTGCCCTGGGAGCGGCTGCCGCGCGGGTGGATGATGCTCATCGCGGGGCTCGACTTCGTGGCCGTGGCGCTCATCCGCGCCGAACTGCTGCCCCTGTTCCCGTCCGTCTCGGTGCTCGCGATGTTCCCGGTGCTGTGGCTCGCCTACGGCTTCCCCTGGTACGGGATCATCGCGGCGGTGTTCGGAGCGGGATTCATCACGTCGTTCCGCTTCGCGTACGTGGGCTCCTGGCCGTCGTCGCCGACCGAATGGGCGAACGTCGTGATCATGCCGACGTTCATCGTGGGCGTCGCCGTCATCGTGTTCGTCGCCGCCCGCCAGCTTCGGCGTCGTTCACGACAGGTGATGCGGGCCGCCCGCGCCCAGGCGGACGCGCTGGAGGATGCCCGCGACACCGAGGCGGTCGCCCTCGGCATCGTCGACACGGTGAGCGCCGGGGTCGTGTTCTACGACGCGGAGGGGCACCTGGAGGTGGCCAACGAGCGGGCGCACCACTTCGCGGAACTCGGGGGATTCCGCCTCGATGAGCCGCCGATGGCGGGGCGAACCGTCTTCAGCGCCGACCGCTCCACGGTCGTGCCCGCGAACGAGCAGGTCATCCCCCGCGCGCTGGCGGGGGAGGCGGTCAGCGACCGGTTCGAATGGTGGGGCCCCGAGGAAGCCGCCGTCGCCGTGCTGGCCTCGTCGGGCCGCGTCCACCGACCCGACGGAGCCGTGCGAGGGACCGTGGTCGTCATCTACGACACCACGGTGCTCGCGGAAGCGATCGAGCTGCGAGAGCAGTTCCTGCGGACCGTCTCTCACGAGCTCCGCACGCCCCTGACGAGCATCACCGGGTTCCTCGATCTCATCGAGGAGGAGGTCGACCCGGAGAACACTCGCCTGCGGCGCCACATCGACGTCGTCACCCGGCGGACGGCCGATCTCTCGCGCCGGGTGCGCGACCTCTTCGCCGCGAGCGAGAGTGAGAAGACGTTGCGTCGGGAGGACGTGGACCTCGGTGACGTCGTCGGCGCCGCCGTCGCCGAAGCCGGGGCGCTCGCCGAGGCCCGCGGACACACCATCGACACCGCCGCCACCGGTCCGACCCCGGCGCGCCTCGACCGCGCCCAGGTCGTCGTCGCGGTCGCGGAGCTGCTCACGAACGCCGTGAAGTTCGGCATCCCGTCCGCCCCCATCACCGTGTCGTACGGCGTCCGCGACGGTCGCGCCGTCCTGGCGGTGACCAACTCCGGCCCGGGACTCGCGCGGACCGAGCAGCGCCGGGCCTTCGAGCGGTTCTACCGCGGGTCGCTCGCGCGCACGGGCGAGATCCAGGGCTTCGGGCTCGGACTCACGAACGTCCGCGCGATCGCCGTCGCGCACGGCGGGACGGTCCGCATCGACAGTGTGCCCGACGAGCGGACGACCGTGACGCTGGATCTGCCCGCGGGATAG
- a CDS encoding glycoside hydrolase family 35 protein, whose translation MTTFTIGETDFLLDGRPHQVISGTLHYFRIHPEHWADRIRTAKAMGLNTIETYVAWNAHEPVRGEWDATGWNDLGRFLDLIAAEGLHAIVRPGPYICAEWHNGGLPVWLTSTPGIGIRRSEPQFVEAVSEYLRRVYEIVAPRQIDRGGNVVLVQIENEYGAYGSDKEYLRELVRVTKDAGITVPLTTVDQPMPWMLEAGSLPELHLTGSFGSRSAERLATLREHQPTGPLMCSEFWDGWFDWWGSIHHTTDPAASAHDLDVLLAAGASVNIYMVHGGTNFGTTNGANDKGRFDPIVTSYDYDAPIDESGHPTAKFHAFREVIAKYAPVSGDVPPARPAAPAFEAALTAEGDWMPSAQDAEPTDAPRTFEQLGHLGALVRYDVDLPALPDDRAVLAAAEVRDLAWIEVDGVPVGRLSRSLNERALAIPTGTRLTVVVEDQGRVNYADRLGEAKGLIGPVTLNGSPLTGWLSTPVDVTAVTGAGGDGIGRAAFRGSFDLDAPADLFLDTSAWGKGYAFVNGFFLGRYWRTTPQNTLYVPGPATRAGANEIVVLELEQVGETVARFVAEPSLGQLEE comes from the coding sequence GTGACGACCTTCACCATCGGCGAAACCGACTTCCTGCTCGACGGGCGACCGCACCAGGTCATCTCGGGCACGCTGCACTACTTCCGCATCCACCCCGAGCACTGGGCCGACCGCATCCGCACCGCGAAGGCGATGGGGCTCAACACCATCGAGACCTACGTCGCGTGGAACGCGCACGAGCCCGTTCGCGGGGAGTGGGATGCCACGGGCTGGAACGACCTCGGGCGCTTCCTCGACCTCATCGCCGCCGAGGGACTGCACGCGATCGTGCGCCCCGGCCCGTACATCTGTGCGGAGTGGCACAACGGGGGGCTGCCGGTGTGGCTGACCTCGACGCCGGGGATCGGCATCCGTCGTTCCGAACCGCAGTTCGTCGAGGCCGTGTCGGAGTACCTGCGCCGCGTCTACGAGATCGTCGCTCCCCGTCAGATCGATCGCGGCGGCAACGTCGTGCTCGTGCAGATCGAGAACGAGTACGGCGCGTACGGCTCCGACAAGGAGTACCTGCGCGAGCTCGTGCGGGTGACGAAGGACGCCGGCATCACCGTGCCGCTGACCACCGTCGACCAGCCGATGCCGTGGATGCTCGAGGCGGGGAGCCTGCCCGAGCTGCACCTCACCGGCTCGTTCGGCTCGCGGTCGGCGGAGCGCCTCGCGACCCTGCGCGAGCACCAGCCGACCGGCCCGCTCATGTGCAGCGAGTTCTGGGACGGGTGGTTCGACTGGTGGGGCAGCATCCACCACACGACAGACCCCGCGGCATCCGCCCACGATCTCGACGTGCTGCTCGCGGCCGGAGCGTCCGTCAACATCTACATGGTGCACGGCGGCACGAACTTCGGCACGACGAACGGGGCGAACGACAAGGGCCGCTTCGACCCGATCGTCACGTCGTACGACTACGACGCCCCGATCGACGAATCCGGCCACCCCACGGCGAAGTTCCACGCGTTCCGCGAGGTCATCGCGAAGTACGCGCCGGTCTCGGGCGACGTGCCGCCGGCGCGACCGGCCGCGCCCGCGTTCGAGGCGGCGCTGACCGCCGAAGGCGACTGGATGCCGTCGGCACAGGATGCCGAGCCCACGGACGCCCCGCGGACGTTCGAGCAGCTCGGGCACCTCGGCGCCCTCGTGCGCTACGACGTCGACCTGCCTGCGCTCCCCGACGACCGCGCCGTGCTCGCCGCCGCGGAGGTGCGCGACCTCGCGTGGATCGAGGTGGACGGCGTGCCGGTCGGGCGCCTGTCGCGCTCGCTGAACGAGCGCGCTCTCGCGATCCCCACGGGCACCCGGCTCACCGTGGTCGTCGAGGACCAGGGCCGCGTGAACTACGCCGACCGGCTCGGCGAGGCGAAGGGGCTCATCGGCCCCGTGACGCTCAACGGCTCCCCGCTGACGGGCTGGCTGTCGACGCCCGTCGACGTCACGGCCGTCACCGGGGCCGGGGGCGACGGGATCGGGCGCGCGGCGTTCCGCGGCTCGTTCGACCTCGACGCCCCGGCCGACCTGTTCCTCGACACCTCCGCCTGGGGCAAGGGCTACGCGTTCGTCAACGGGTTCTTCCTGGGCCGCTACTGGCGCACCACCCCGCAGAACACCCTGTACGTCCCCGGCCCCGCGACCCGCGCGGGCGCGAACGAGATCGTCGTGCTCGAGCTCGAGCAGGTGGGCGAGACCGTCGCACGCTTCGTCGCGGAGCCGTCACTGGGGCAACTCGAGGAGTAG
- a CDS encoding alpha-galactosidase, producing MTMTTAAGPRAVHVRRGGTSLIVRLDDDALPTILHWGPEVPAGDEDELLVATAGPVGDSLVQAQPQVGVLPLHSRGWLGHPGLRGSRAGRAWSFDPSTVTHDVGDTPGEPARLVSVAVDEVDRLEVTTELLLEPSGLVRVRAGVRNLGDADYELTVLEPALPVPAVADEILDMTGRHAHERHPQRGAFRQGRWTREAWGGRPGHDSATVLCAGETGFGFRRGLVWGVHLAWSGNGAVSAERTATGWRMLSGGEKPLPGEIVLAPGESHESPWLMGSWGRGLDALSHRFHEYLRARPSHPRVERPIILNTWEAVYFEHDLARLRDLADRAAELGVERFVLDDGWFTGRRDDTAGLGDWQVDADVWPDGLGPLADHVHGLGMQFGLWFEPEMVNLDSHLARRHPEWVLQSSHGPGLPSRNQHVLDLGREEAFAYVLDAMSTVIERHRIDYLKWDHNRPLVDAGHGPDHTPGVHAQTLAAYRLMDELKRRHPGLEIESCSAGGGRIDLGVMQHADRVWVSDCIDAHERQRLQRWSSLLLPPELLGTHVGADRDHTTGRVLDLDFRAGTALFGHFGVEWDLAKADPAQLAQLRRWIELHKELRPLLHHGTVVHADGTNPAVEVEGVVAHDGSDALYRMSTVDHSAQWPLGRITLPGLDPERRYRVTVQEPSAPDSTRHPVPAWMAAGVTLTGASLETIGVATPLTDVDRLILLRARAVDA from the coding sequence ATGACCATGACCACCGCCGCCGGCCCGCGGGCCGTCCATGTCCGTCGCGGGGGCACCAGCCTCATCGTCCGGCTCGACGACGACGCCCTGCCCACGATCCTGCACTGGGGTCCCGAGGTCCCGGCGGGCGACGAGGACGAACTGCTCGTCGCGACGGCAGGACCGGTCGGAGACTCGCTCGTGCAGGCGCAGCCGCAGGTGGGCGTTCTCCCGTTACACAGTCGAGGCTGGCTCGGGCATCCGGGACTCCGGGGGAGTCGCGCCGGCCGCGCCTGGTCCTTCGACCCGAGCACGGTCACCCACGACGTCGGTGACACCCCCGGCGAACCCGCACGTCTCGTGAGCGTGGCCGTCGACGAGGTCGACCGCCTCGAGGTCACCACCGAGCTGCTCCTCGAGCCGTCGGGTCTCGTGCGCGTGCGGGCCGGGGTGCGCAACCTCGGCGACGCCGACTACGAGCTCACGGTGCTGGAGCCCGCGCTCCCCGTACCCGCCGTCGCCGACGAGATCCTCGACATGACCGGGCGTCACGCCCACGAACGCCACCCGCAGCGGGGAGCGTTCCGACAGGGGCGCTGGACGCGCGAGGCCTGGGGAGGGCGCCCCGGGCACGACTCGGCCACCGTCCTGTGCGCCGGCGAGACCGGCTTCGGCTTCCGGCGCGGGCTCGTCTGGGGAGTTCACCTCGCCTGGTCGGGGAACGGGGCGGTGTCGGCGGAGCGGACCGCGACCGGCTGGCGGATGCTGAGCGGCGGCGAGAAGCCGCTTCCCGGCGAGATCGTCCTCGCGCCGGGCGAGAGTCACGAATCCCCGTGGCTGATGGGGTCGTGGGGGCGCGGGCTCGACGCGCTCTCCCACCGCTTCCACGAGTATCTGCGCGCGCGCCCGTCGCACCCGCGCGTCGAGCGTCCGATCATCCTCAACACGTGGGAGGCGGTGTACTTCGAGCACGACCTCGCGCGGTTGCGCGACCTCGCCGATCGCGCGGCCGAGCTCGGTGTGGAGCGCTTCGTCCTCGACGACGGCTGGTTCACCGGGCGCCGCGACGACACGGCGGGACTCGGCGACTGGCAGGTCGACGCCGATGTCTGGCCGGACGGGCTCGGCCCGCTGGCGGATCACGTGCACGGCCTCGGCATGCAGTTCGGTCTGTGGTTCGAGCCCGAGATGGTCAACCTCGATTCGCACCTCGCCCGACGGCATCCGGAATGGGTCCTGCAGAGCTCGCACGGGCCCGGGTTGCCCTCTCGCAACCAGCACGTGCTCGACCTCGGTCGCGAGGAGGCGTTCGCGTACGTCCTCGACGCGATGTCGACCGTCATCGAGCGCCACCGGATCGACTACCTGAAGTGGGACCACAACCGTCCCCTCGTGGACGCGGGTCACGGCCCGGATCACACGCCCGGGGTCCACGCGCAGACGCTCGCGGCGTATCGCCTGATGGACGAGCTCAAGCGCCGCCACCCGGGGCTGGAGATCGAGTCGTGCTCGGCCGGGGGCGGGCGTATCGACCTGGGTGTCATGCAGCACGCCGACCGCGTCTGGGTGTCGGACTGCATCGACGCGCACGAGCGACAGCGCCTGCAGCGCTGGAGCTCGCTCCTGCTCCCGCCGGAGCTGCTCGGCACGCACGTGGGTGCCGACCGCGACCACACGACCGGGCGGGTGCTCGACCTCGACTTCCGTGCCGGCACGGCCCTGTTCGGGCACTTCGGCGTGGAATGGGACCTCGCGAAGGCGGACCCCGCCCAGCTCGCGCAGCTGCGGCGCTGGATCGAGCTGCACAAGGAGCTCCGCCCGCTCCTGCACCACGGTACGGTCGTCCACGCCGACGGCACGAACCCGGCGGTCGAGGTCGAGGGCGTCGTGGCACACGACGGCAGCGACGCCCTGTACCGGATGAGCACCGTCGACCACTCGGCGCAGTGGCCGCTCGGTCGCATCACGCTCCCGGGCCTCGATCCCGAGCGTCGCTATCGCGTGACGGTGCAGGAGCCCTCGGCGCCGGACAGCACGCGGCATCCTGTGCCCGCCTGGATGGCCGCGGGGGTGACCCTCACCGGCGCGAGCCTCGAGACGATCGGCGTGGCCACACCCCTGACCGACGTCGACCGGCTCATCCTCCTCCGCGCCCGCGCCGTCGACGCCTGA
- a CDS encoding LacI family DNA-binding transcriptional regulator: protein MSDALPPHRRGGSRPRIVDVARAAGVSAQTVSNVLNERPGFTPETRERVLAAVRSTGYIPDPAGRHLRTGRSRRVGFSMSRSDLDPRNPFTLAFLDAVLSTAAQLDQRVLVYTHDVHVEGAFRADAGRGETDGFVLANSAPGDPRVAILEELGIPYALMGRTLPAQAQAWVDIDNAAAIASAVDHVIAAGRSRIAYVGHDSDVPWIRERERGFVDALERHGLSLPAPWRLTGSVAQLRDRLDAVFAGAEIRPDALVTASDSLALLTVDVARRHGIAVGSELAVTGFDGGALATLARPHLTTVEIPVPAIADRVVRRLLGRIDGTDDAASGEIFATRLVVAESA, encoded by the coding sequence ATGTCCGACGCACTCCCCCCGCACCGGCGCGGCGGCTCCCGCCCGCGCATCGTCGACGTCGCGCGGGCCGCGGGCGTGTCCGCTCAGACGGTGTCCAACGTCCTCAACGAGCGCCCCGGCTTCACGCCCGAAACCCGCGAGCGCGTCCTGGCAGCGGTCCGCAGCACCGGCTACATCCCCGACCCGGCCGGGCGCCACCTGCGCACGGGCCGCTCCCGCCGCGTGGGGTTCAGCATGTCGCGGAGCGACCTCGACCCGCGGAACCCCTTCACCCTGGCGTTCCTGGATGCCGTGCTCTCCACGGCCGCGCAACTCGATCAGCGCGTGCTCGTCTACACGCACGACGTCCACGTCGAGGGGGCGTTCCGCGCCGACGCGGGGCGCGGAGAGACGGACGGATTCGTCCTCGCCAACAGCGCTCCCGGCGATCCGCGCGTCGCGATCCTCGAGGAACTCGGCATCCCGTACGCCCTCATGGGGCGGACACTCCCCGCACAGGCCCAGGCGTGGGTCGACATCGACAACGCCGCGGCCATCGCCTCGGCGGTGGATCACGTGATCGCCGCCGGTCGCTCGCGCATCGCGTACGTGGGGCACGACAGCGACGTGCCCTGGATCCGCGAGCGCGAGCGCGGCTTCGTCGACGCCCTCGAGCGGCACGGACTCTCACTGCCCGCCCCCTGGCGCCTGACCGGATCCGTCGCGCAGCTCCGGGACCGTCTCGACGCGGTGTTCGCGGGGGCGGAGATCCGTCCCGATGCCCTCGTCACGGCGAGCGATTCCCTCGCCCTCCTCACCGTCGACGTCGCCCGCCGCCACGGCATCGCCGTGGGATCCGAGCTCGCGGTGACGGGATTCGACGGGGGCGCGCTCGCCACCCTCGCCCGCCCGCACCTCACGACGGTCGAGATTCCCGTGCCCGCGATCGCCGACCGCGTAGTGCGCCGCCTGCTCGGGAGGATCGACGGCACCGACGACGCGGCATCCGGTGAGATCTTCGCGACACGGCTGGTGGTGGCGGAGAGCGCCTGA